TCTGGCCTCGGCGATCACCTGCTGACCCACGGACCCGATCAGGAAGCCGACGACCGGTCCGTGCCCGCGTGAGCCGAGGACCAGCATCTCGGCCTCGGCCCCGGCGCCGACCAGGGTGTCGACGGTGTCCCCCTCCAGCACGTCGGTGATCACCTCCAGACCCTTGTGCCGCGCCTCGACGGCACGGGCCGCGTCGGCGACCGCGTTCTTCACCCATCCGGCCTGGGTCTCCCGGTCGCCGGCGTCGATCGCCTCGTACGGCTGGAACCGCCAGGCCTGCACCACGCGGAGGGCGAGGTTCCGGCGGACGGCCTCCCGGGCCGCCCACTCCAGCGCGGCGAGGCTCTCCTCGGTTCCGTCGACCCCGGCGGTGATCGGACGCGTCATGCGGTTGCCTCCCAGTGTCGTGCTCACGTCGGTCGGACCCAGTCTTCACTACACTGTGCCCGTGATCTTGGAATGGGAACAGGTGATCGTGGACGCCGCCGACCCCGTGGCTCTGGGCCGCTGGTGGGCCGAGGCGCTGGGCTGGGTCGTGGTCGACGAGTCGCCCGACGAGTACGAGATCCGGCCCGCGAAGGACCGGCTGCCGGGGCTGCTGTTCGGGCGCTCCACCGACTCGAAGACCGTCAAGAACCGCCTCCACCTCGACTTCCGTCCCGAGGACCAGGAGGCCGAGGTGGCCCGGTTGCTGGCGCTGGGCGCGCGGCACGCGGACGTCGGGCAGACGGGCGACGAGCCCTGGGTGGTGCTGGCGGACCCCGAGGGCAACGAGTTCTGTGTCCTGGGGCCGAGGCGCGGCTGAGCGTCCGCCGTCCGTCTCATGGCGGAGCGAAGCGGGACGATCGAACATACGATGGGCGGAAGCCGACGCGGTGACCGCCTCTCACGACAGCGCTCATCATGCCGTCGGTCCGATCCACTCGGGGTGGGAGAGGTATGGCACAGGCGTCCGACGCCGCACGGACCGTGATCATGACCGTGGACGACGACCCGGGAGTCTCCCGCGCCGTCGCCCGTGATCTGCGGCGCCGCTACGGCGAGTCGTACCGCATCGTGCGCGCCGAGTCCGGCGAGTCCGCGCTGGACGCGCTGCGCGAGCTGAAGCTGCGCGGTGACCTGGTGGCCGTCATCCTGGCCGACTACCGAATGCCGCAGATGAACGGCATCGAGTTCCTGGAACAGGCCCTGGACGTGTATCCGGGGGCACGCCGGGTGCTGCTGACCGCCTACGCGGACACGAACGCGGCGATCGACGCGATCAACGTCGTCGACCTGGACCACTACCTGCTCAAGCCCTGGGACCCGCCGGAGGAGAAGCTCTACCCGGTGCTGGACGACCTGCTGGAGGCCTGGCGGTGCAGTGACTTCCGGCCGGTGCCCAGCACCAAGGTGGTGGGGCACCGCTGGTCGGCGCGCTCGTCGGACGTCCGGGAGTTCCTGGCCCGCAACCAGGTGCCCTACCGCTGGTACTCCGCCGACGAGCCGGAGGGCAAGCGGCTGCTGGCGGCCGCCGGGGCGGACGGGCAGCGGCTGCCGCTGGTCATCACCCCCGACGGCACGCCGCTGGTGGAGCCGGAGGCCCCCGAACTCGCCGCCCGGGTCGGGCTCGCGACGACACCGGCCGCCGACTTCTACGACCTCGTCGTCATCGGCGGCGGGCCCGCCGGGCTCGGTGCCGCGGTGTACGGCGCCTCCGAAGGACTGCGGACCGTTCTCGTGGAGCGGTCGGCGACCGGCGGACAGGCCGGGCAGAGCTCCCGGATCGAGAACTACCTCGGCTTCCCCGACGGTGTGTCGGGAGCCCAGCTCACCGAGCGGGCGCGCCGCCAGGCCGCCAAGTTCGGCGCCGAGATCCTCACCGCGCGCGAGGTGACGGGACTGGAGGTCAACGGGGCCGCCCGCACGGTGCGGTTCTCCGACGGCTCCGCGGTCGCCGCGCACAGCGTCATCCTGGCCACCGGTGTGTCGTACCGGCAGCTGGCGGCGCCGGGCTGCGACGACCTCACCGGCTGCGGGGTGTTCTACGGCTCGGCCCTGACCGAGGCCGCCTCCTGCCAGGGGCAGGACGTGTACATCGTCGGCGGCGCCAACTCGGCCGGGCAGGCGGCGATGTACCTGTCCAGGGGCGCCAAGTCGGTGACGCTGCTGGTGCGCGGCCCGGACCTGGCGGCGTCGATGTCGTACTACCTGATCCAGCAGATCAACGAGGCGCCGAACATCTCGGTGCGCGCGCGTACCGTCGTCGAGACCGCACACGGAACCGACCACCTCGAACAGCTCACCCTGCGCGACGTCGACACCGGCGAGACCGAACTCGTCGACGCGCAGTGGATGTTCGTGTTCATCGGCGCGGCCCCGCTGACCGACTGGCTGGACGGCACGGTCCTGCGCGACGAGCACGGGTTCATCCTCGCCGGACCCGACCTCACCCCGGACGGCCGGCCGCCCGCGGAATGGGAACTGGACCGGCCGCCTTATCACCTGGAGACCAACATTCCCGGCGTGTTCGTGGCGGGCGACGCGCGCGCCGAGTCCGCGAAGCGCGTCGCGTCCGCCGTCGGAGAGGGAGCCATGGCCGTGATGCTCGTCCACCGGTACCTGGAGCAGTCGTGAGCGGGCGGGCGCTGCCCTGCAACCCGCAGGAGATCGGGTCGCTGTTCCTGTTCGAGAAACTGTCCGCCGAGCAGCTCGGACAGCTGTGCAGCGCCGGCCGGGTGGAGCAGTTCGAGCCCGGGCCCGTCTACACCGAGGGTGACCCCGCCACCTGCTTCTACGTGATGGTCGAGGGCACCGTCGTGCTGTCCCGGCGGGTCGGCGGGGACGACGTGGAGGTCACCCGGACCTCCCAGCGGGGCGCCTACGCGGGTGCGATGCAGGCCTACCTCGGGGACCGGGTGCGGCAGGTCTACCACAACTCCATGCGGGTGACGGAGCCCTCGCGGTTCTTCGTGCTGCCCGCCGAGAAGTTCGCGGCCTTCATGGAAGAGAACTTCCCGATGGCGGTCCATCTGCTGGAGGGCCTGTTCTGGGGCTCGAAGAACACCCAGCGGGCGGTCGGCCAGCGCGAACGGCTGCTGGCGCTCGGCTCGTTGTCGGCCGGTCTCACGCACGAGCTCAACAACCCCGCGGCCGCGGCGGTCCGGGCCACGGCCACGCTGCGCGAGCGGGTGGGCAAGATGCGGCACAAGCTCGCCGTGATCTCCCAGAGTTCGTACACGCCCGAGGACATGGCGAACCTGATCGACATCCAGGAGCGCACCGCCGAACGCGTCGCCAAGGCGCCGGTGCTCAGTCCGCTGGAGGCCTCGGACCGGGAGGACGCCCTCGCCGACTGGCTCGACGACCACGGCATCCAGGAGGGCTGGCGCATCGCCCCCACCTTCGTGCAGGCCGGCCTGGACGTGGACTGGCTGGATCAGATCGCCGCGGCCGTCAACGATGAGATCCTGCCGAACGCGATCGGCTGGCTCAACTACACCGTCGAGACCGAGCTGTTGATGGACGAGATCAACGACTCCACCGCCCGCATCTCGCACCTCGTCGACGCGGCCAAGCAGTACTCGCAGCTGGACCGGGCGCCCTTCCAGGTCGCGGACGTCCACGAACTCCTCGACAGCACACTGCTGATGCTCTCCGGGAAGACCGGCGAGCGGATCAAGGTCGTCAAGGACTACGACCGGACGCTGCCGAGGATCCCGGCGTACCCGGCGGAGCTCAACCAGGTGTGGACCAACCTGATCGACAACGCCGTCTCCGCCATGAACAGCACCGGCGGGGACGGCACGTTGACCGTGCGGACGGCCCTGGAGAACGACCGGCTGCTGGTGGAGTTCAAGGACACCGGGCCGGGCGTGCCGCGGGAGATCCGCGACCGTATCTTCGATCCGTTCTTCACCACCAAGCCGGTCGGCGAGGGCACCGGCCTGGGGCTGGACATCTCCTGGCGGATCGTCGTGAACAAACACCACGGCACGCTCCAGGTGGAGTCCGAACCCGGTGACACCCGGTTCCAGGTCCTGCTTCCGTTGACGGCCCCGGCCGACGAGACACCCGAGGAGAGCGCATGAGCAGCGGCGACGGTATCGATCCCGGCGTTCCGCCGAGCGGCACCGGCTGCGTGGAGTGCGAGGAGGCGGGCGGCTGGTGGTTCCATCTGCGGCGCTGCGCGCAGTGCGGGCACATCGGCTGCTGCGACGACTCCCCGGCCAAGCACGCCACCGCGCACTTCCGGACCACCGGACACCCGGTGATCCGCAGTTTCGAGCCGGGCGAGGAGTGGTTCTGGGACTTCGAGAGCTCCCAGCTGTACGAGTCGGGGCCCGAGCTGGCGCCGCCGTCGAGCCATCCGGCGGAGCAGCCCGCGCCGGGGCCGGCGGGACGGGTGCCGGAGGACTGGGCGCGGACCTTGAGGGGATGACCTCTCGCGGGGCGGCGCGTACGGGCTGTCCGTGGCCCGTCGCGCCCCTCGGGCCGGCATCCCCGCTGTCAGTGGTGGGTGCCAGGATGGGCGTGTGACTGAAACCGGCTTCGCCACTCCGCTGATCGGGCGCGACGAGGATCTCGCCCGGCTCGACGACGTGCTCGCGCGTGCCCGGCGGGGCGAGGCGGGAGCCGTGCTCGTGGCCGGGGACGCCGGAGTGGGCAAGACCCGGCTGCTGGACGAGGTCGCCCGGCGGGCCGCGGCTGCCGGCACGACCGTGCTGACCGGGCACTGCGTCGACCTCGGTGACGTGGGCCTGCCGTACCTGCCGTTCACCGAGATCCTCGGGATGCTCGCCGCCGACGAGCTGTTCGCGCCGGTGCTGTCGGCACATCCCGTGGTGGACCGGCTGCTCGGCTCGGGGTCGGAGGCGGTGCGGGACGCGGGCGGGCGGCTGCGGCTGTTCGAGGGCATGGCCCAGCTGCTGGCCGACCTCGCCGATCACGCGCCCGTGCTGCTGGTCCTGGAGGATCTGCACTGGGCCGACCAGTCCTCCCGCGACCTGCTGCGCTTCCTGCTCAGCCGGGGTGTCCTGCAGCGCCCCGCGGGCGGCGCCCCCGCCCACCGGCTCGCCGTCCTCGCCTCCTACCGCTCGGACGACCTGCACCGCCGTCATCCGCTGCGTCCCCTCCTGGCCGAGCTGGTACGGCTGCCGGCCGTGGAGCGGCTCGAACTGCGCCCCCTGGCTGACGCCGAGGTCACCCGTCTGGTGCGGGCGCTGCGGACCAGCCCGCTGCCGGAGGCCACGGTCCGCCGCATCGTCGAGCGGGCCGAGGGCAACGCCTTCTACGCGGAGGAACTGGTCGCCGCCACCGGTTCGGAGCCCGGCGGGGTGCCGAGCGGCCTGGCCGACGTGCTGCTCATCCGTGTCGAGCAGCTGTCCGACACCGCCCAGCAGGTGCTGCGCACGGCCGCCGTCGCCGGCCGCCGCGTCGAGCACGATCTGCTGCGGGACGCCGTGGGGCTTCCCGAGGACGAGCTGGAGTCGGCGCTGCGCGAGGCCGCCGGACACCAGCTCCTCGTCCCCGGGGACCGGGACACCTACGCCTTCCGGCACGCGCTGGCGCGGGAGGCCGTCTACGCGGATCTGCTGCCGGGCGAACGGGCGCGGCTGCACGGCGCGTTCGCCCGCCTGCTGGCGGGCCGTGGCCGCTCGGGAGAGACCGCGGCCGAGCGCGCCCACCACTACCGCGAGAGCCACGACCTGGCCGAGGCGCTCGCCGCCTCGCTGGAGGCCGCCGACCACGCCCAGCGGGTGGGCGCGCCCGCCGAGGAGCTGCGGCATCTGGAAACCGCGCTCGACCTGTGGGCGTCGGTGGACGCGGCGGCCCGCCCCTCCGGCGAGGGCGTCGACCGGGTGACGCTCACCCTGCGGGCCTCGGCGGCGGCCGCGCACGCCGGTGAGACGCACCGGGCCGTGTCCCTCACCCGGGCCGCCCTCGCCGGAATCGGCGCGGACGCGGACGCCGAGCTCGCCGCCCGGGTCCGGTACACGCTGGCCGGCAACCTGATGAGCGTCGACAGTCTGACGGCCGCCTTCGCCTACAGCAGCGAGGCACTGTCGCTGATCCCCGCCGAGCCGCCGAGCCGCACCTGGGTGTGGGCCGCCGCCACACATGTCATCGCCGCACGCCAGATCGGCGAGAACGAGGTCGCGCTACGGGTGGCGCGGCACGCGCTGGGCGTCGCCGAGCAGCTGCGGGTGAAGGACGCACAGGCCGACCTGCTCGTCTCCCTGGCCGTCCTGGGCCCCGGCGGCCGCGGCGGGGCAGCGGGGCGCGCGCAGCTGGCGGAGGCCCGTGAACTGGCCCGCGGCGCGGGCAACGCGCCCGTGGAGATGCGGGCCCTGTTCAACCTCGCCATCGGCAGCTACGAGTCCGGTGACCTCGAAGGGTCCTTGCGGTGGGTGACCGAGGGCCTGGAGCGCGCCCGCCGGGCCGGGCTGCTGTCCTCGCCGTATCCGCTGGAGATGCGCTACCTGCACTTGGTGGTGCTGTACACGCTGGGCCACTGGGACGAGTGCCTGCGGGCAGCGGCCGCCGACTCGGCGGTGCTCCCCTCGGCGGGCGGGTACGCGATGGCCCCGGCCTTGTACGTGGCGCTGGCGCGCGGTGATCTGGAGGCCGCCGAACGGGCGCGGGCCCTGCTGGAGGGGCCGTTCGACTGGATGGCCACGCTGGTCGCCGGCATCGTGCTGACCGAGGCGGCCGTGCTGCGCGGCGATGCGCGGGCGGCCGTGGAGCGGGTGCGGGCCACGGTCGAGGCGCTGACCGACGAGACGGGCGCGCGCCCCGACGTGAGCGTCCGGCTGGCGGCGCTCGCGCTGGCGGCGGTGGCCGACGCCGCCGTGGAGCTGCGGTCGGCCGGCGGCGAGGCCCACCAGTGGCGGGAGACCGCCGACGAGCTGGTCGCGCTGGCCCGCGAGGTGGCCCGGCGCGACGAGGACGAGCCGCCGCAGGGCCCCGAGGGCCGGGCCTGGCTGGCCCGCGCGGAGGCGGAGTGGACGCGGGCCGTCACGGGGCCGGACGCGACGGCCTGGGAGAAGGCGGTGGCCGCCTTCGACTATGGGGACGTGTACGAGCGGTTGCGCTGCCAAGTGCGTTATGCGGAAGCCCTGTTGGCGTCGGATCAGCGGCAGGAGGCGGCGGCGCAGGCCGGTGCGGCGCGGGCGGTGGCCGAGCGGCTCGGGACGGCGCCCCTGCTGGAGCGTCTGGACGGTCTGATACGCCGCGGCCGGCTCGCCGCCTCCCCGGCGGACGGGGAGCGCAGTTCGCCGCTCACCGCCCGCGAGCAGGACGTGCTGCGGCTCCTGGCCCGCGGCCGCAGCAACCGGCAGATCGGCGAGGAGCTGTTCATCACCGGCAAGACGGCGAGCGTGCACGTCTCCAACATCCTGGCCAAGCTGGGCGCGGCGAGCCGTACCGAGGCGGTGGCGATCGCCTACCGGCAGGGTCTCGTCGCGCCCGAGCACCAGGCGTCCGGCTGAGCCGGTGTCCTCACCCGCGTCCGGCGCAGTCGAGGCGGGAGAGGTCGACGGCGTCGGCCATCGCCTGCATGCCCTTGTCGTTGGGGTGGATGTGGTCGCCGCCGTCGAAGAACGGCAGCATCCGTTCGTGGTCGTAGGGGCTGCGCAGGATGTGGTCGAAGTCGGTGACGGCGTCGAAGTCCCCGCTGCCGCGGAGGTAGGTGTTGACCTCCTGGCGTACGGCCTCCCCCGCCGGGTCCCACTCGGACCAGCCCTTGAAGGGGGCGACGGTGGCGGCGACGACGCACTTGCCGGCCGCGTGGACCCGCTGGGCGATCTCGCGGTAGCCGGCGATCAGGTCCTGGGCGGTGACCCCGGTGTGGGCCTTGATGTCGTTGACGCCCTCGAAGAGGAAGACGGTGCGCACGCCGGGCTGGGAGAGGACGTCGCGCCGCAGGCGGTTCAGGGCGCTCTGGCCGGCGCCGTCGGCGAGGACCTGGTTGCCGGAGATCCCCTCGTTCGCGACGCCCTTGACCTGGGTGTGGGCGGTGCTCAGACGGCGGGCGAGGTAGTCGGGCCAGCGGCGGTCGAGGTCGGTGGTGGACTGCCAGCCGTCGGTGATGGAGTCGCCGAGGGCGACGACGGCCGCGGTGCCGGTGGGCGGGCGTACGGAGACTGCGTCGAGGTAGGTCCAGGACCCGGTCGTCTCCGCCCAGGAACCGGCGCTCTCCTCGGCGGTGTGGTCGCCCTGGGTGGCGTAGGAGGTCTGCATGGCCATCCAGTGACCGGTCGCCGGGCCCGCGGCATCCGGGGTGTGGATGCTGATCACCAGGTCGGTCGCGGCCGGCAGCCGGCCCGGCAGCGGGTCGCTGAGCGCGACGCCGCCGGCGGGGACGACGACGGAACGCGCGCCGGAGAAGGTCAGCGGGCGGTTGCTGCCATGGACGAGCGCGGCGCCGTCCCTGCGCAGGCCCGCGTGGACGCTGTCGAAGGTCACGGGCCGGTCCCCGAAGGCGTTGGAGAGCCGGATGCGCAGATGGCCGCCGCCGACGCTGGTGTGGACGACCAGCCGGTAGCTGCGGTCGGCGACGCCGTCGCCCATCCGGTCGGCGCTCGCGCCCCAGGTCACCACGTCACGCCGGTCCGGGGTGCCCAGGACGGTGAACGGGTGCGCCACCTCGGATGCGTGCACCGGCGCCGCCTGTACCGTGCCGGCCAGCACCAGCAGGGCGGCCAGCCGGGCGGCTCGCGCGAATCGGCCCCTCACCGCACGAAGTCCTTCCCTTTGAGGATCATGGATGCGCCGGGTTCCACGATCACGGTCCGGGATGCGCCGCGGTAGGCCACCGTCGTACTGCGGCCGCCCACGCTGCGGATGCGCACCTCGGTCGGCCTGCCGTCCGTCCAGCGTAGGTCGACGACGAATCCGCCGCGCGCGGGAGCCGCGGTGAGGGAGCCGGAGGCGGCCCAGGCGTCGGGCAGGGCCGGGAGGAGCTCCAGGTGGCCCGGGCGGGAGTACAGGAGCATCTCGGTCACGGCCGCGGGGGTGCCGAAGTTGGCGTCGATCTGGAAAATGCCGTCGCCCGGTCCGAGTTCGTAGATGTCGAAGAGGTTGGGTGCGGTGCCGTTGCCGCCGCCGGTCGACGGGCGGAGGTTGTTGACGATCAGCTCGTAGGCGTTGTCGGCGTTCTTCAGGCGGGCCCAGCACAGGCTGCGCCAGGCGTTGGCCCAGCCGAAGCTGTTCATGCCGCGCGCGGTGAGCAGGGCGGTGGCACCGTCCACGATGTCGGCCGGGGTGGAGCCGTCGGGGCGGATGCGGTCGCCTGGGAACAGGCCGACGAGCGGGGAGAGATGACGGTGGGTGGTCTCCCCGAGGTTGTCGGGGGACATCCACTCCTCCAGCCAGCCGGTCCTGGGGCTGACCTGGGGCAGGTAGAGGCGCTTGCGCAGGCCGGAGACGGTCTGCGCGTAGCCGCTGTCGCGCTTCAACGCGGCCGCGGCCACGCAGTAGTTGCCGAACAGGGCGTGGACGAGCTCCTGGGCGTAGGTGATCCCCTTGGCGTCCAGCGGCCCCTGTTCGGGCGACCAGTCGCTGTCGGCGATGAGCACCTCCCGGGTGGTGCCGGGCAGGGTCGTCGTCAGCAGCCGCGCCTCCCAGAACTCGCAGGCGCCCTTGAGGAGCGGGTAGATCTTCTCCAGGTGGGAGCGGGAGAGGGTGTACTCGTAGTGCTCCCAGAGCGTGTTGCACAGCCAGGCGTTGCCGGCGGGGTGCCACCACCAGCCGCCTCCGCCGTAGGGGTTGGTGGAGATGGCGACGGTCCAGCCGGCGTTCTTGCCGCTGGAGTTGCGGTAGCGGTTGCGCGGGTCGTTGAACAGGCGGCGGGTCAGGTCGGTCCAGGACGGCAGCTGGGCGACGCAGTAGTCGGTGAACGCCTCGAAGCAGCCGGTCAGGCCGACGCGGTCGGCCATCCAGTAGTTCATCTGGATGTTGATGTCGGTGTGGTAGTCGCCCATCCACGCCGGGTCGTTGCCGTCGAGCCACAGGCCCTGCAGCCCCATGGGCAGGCTGCCGCGCGATCCGGAGATCATCAGGTAGCGGCCGAAGTGCACGTAGGCGGCCTCGAGTTCTGGGTCGGGCTCGCCGTCGCGGGCGCGGGCCCGGATGCGTTCCCAGGTGTCGAGGGAGCGCTGTTCGGGGGTCGAGGTGCCCAGGGAGAGACCGAACGCGCCGGAGGCCGCGCGGTGGTCGGCGACATGGGTGCGCAGCAGGGTGTCGGCCGAGTGGGCGGCGGCGTGGCGCACCTTGGCGATGGCCAGCTTTCGGGGATCGAGGGACGGATCGCGGTATTTCTTGGCCGCGTCGGGCGCGTAGTTCGTGCCGCCGCTGACCACGACGGTGAGGTCCTTGCAGCCGGCGAAGGAGATGTGCCCGCCGTCCACGGTGACGCGGCCCGCGGTGCCGTGGGCGGTGACGGCGGCCCCGTACTTCAGGCCGTTGGGCAGGGCCGCTCCGAAGGAGACGGCGGGGTCCTCGCCGTGTGTGCCGGACAGCGTGACGGTGCCGGTGTAGCGGCCTCCCCCGCTCTGGGTGAAGTGCAGGACGATGACGTCGTCGGGCCGGCTGGCGAAGATCTGCCGCCGGTAGGTGACGCCCGAGCGGATGTACGACGTGGTCACCACGCCCCGCTCCAGGTCGAGGGTGCGGCGGTAGCCGGAGACGGCGCCCAGATCGTGGTCGGGGATGTCGACCGTGAGCCGGGCGAGCAGGGTGAGGGAGCCGAAGTCGTCGCGTCCGTAGGGGAACTGGCCGTCGGCGTCGAGGGTGTCGTTGAGGCCCCCGGTCCACATCGTGGCGTCGGTGAGGAGGAGGAGTTCGTGGCCGGGGTCGTTGCTCGCGAGGGCGCCGAGGCGGCCGTTGCCGACCGGGAGACCCTGTTCGATCATGGAGTTGTCGTCGGCTGGGGCCTGCCACCACAGCTCGTGGCGAGGGTCGGCGCCGTGGACGGTCTCGGTGGTGGCGGGCCGCTGGGGTGCGGCCGACGCGGTGAAGGCGGGCAGGGTGGCGAGGGCGGCGCCGGTCGCGGTGGTGAGGGCGAGCACGTCACGTCTGGGCAGCGGGGTGTTGTTCATGGCGGCTCCTGGTGGCTCGTTCAGGACGACTTGGGCACGTCGATCCGGTCGATGTCGGGCGCGTAGCCGTTGCCGCTGTCGAAGGTGATCGTGTTGGAGCCGGCCTTGAGGGTCAGGGGCACGCTGACCGTTCCGGTCGTTCCCCAGTCGCCGGTCGAGGGGAACCTGTGGTTCGTCGCGCCGCCGCCGTTCGCGGAGACGGCCACCGAGCGGGCGTCACCGCTGACGTAGGCGATCCGCACCTGGTAGGTGCCCGCCTTGGGCACGACGACGTCGTTGACGGTGAGCTTGCCGCCCAGGTAGAGGTTGCCGACCTTCTTGCCGCCGGAGCAGGCGGAGCAGTCGGCGACGGAGGCGTTGCCGGCCAGGGTGTTTGCCGCGGCCTCGGCTTCGTAGCCGGTGTAGGCGAGCGCGGTGCCGTGCGGGGTGACGGTGAACAGACGGGAGCCGTGGGCGGGCAGGGCCTCGGTGATCCTGTCCTTGAAGCTGCCGAGGTTCTCGTGGTTCCACAGGTCGCGCACGGCCGCCTTGCCGGTGAAACCGAGGGAGGCCCAGGGGGCGGAGACTGCGGCGGGGCTGTCGGCGAGGTTGAACAGGGCGACGGTGTAGCTGCCGTCGGGGTTCTTCGCGGCCCACACCTGCTGCGGGTCGGAGGGGGTGATCGGGCGTGCGGGCGGCGTGGCGCCCTGGTTGAGCGCGATCACTTCCTTGTTGGTGAGCAGGGACAGGCCGTAGGAGTCGAGCCGTGTGAGGTCGTCGCCGGTGTAGAGGGGCGACTTGGCGATGGTCCAGAGGGTGGCGTAGCTCTGGCGCTCGGCCTTGGTCAGGCCGTCCATCGCGCCGTTGCCGACGTCGAGGGAGTCGAGGTCGTTCCAGCCGCCGGGGCCCGCGTGGCGGGTCCAGCCGGGGGCGTCGTCCCAGCGGTCGTCGACGGAGTTCTCCCAGCTGACGAGGGTGTTGCAGTAGCACTCGACGTCGGTGTCGATCCGCCAGCCGTTGGAGTACTTCTTCCAGTCGTCGGCGTGGCCGATGTCCAGCGACCAGGAGATCTCGAGGTGGATCGGGCGGCCGGTGGCGGCGATGGCCCTGTGCCAGGCGGCCACGTCGGCAACGTTGTCGTACTGGTCGCCGCTCTTTCCGGAGCCGGGCCCGACGCCGTCGAGCTTGAGGAAGTCGTAGCCCCAGCCGGCGATCAACTGGGCCTGGGAGTCTATGTACTTCTGGGTGCAGGGGCGGGAGAAGTCGAGCTTGTAGGAGCTGTCCCAGCCGTTGGTGGTGCGCAGGTCGCCGTAGACGATGTCGGCGGTGGTGCAGCCGTCGGCGTTCCGGATCGGGGTCTTGCCGTCGCCGTACGCCTCCTTCTCCAGGCCGGCGGGGAGATAGATGCCGGCCTTGAGGCCCTTGGCGTGGATGCGGTCGGCGACGGCCTTCATCCCGCTGGGGAAGCGCTTGGGGTCGGCTTTCTGGCGGCCGTACTGGTCGTACTCGGGTTTCCAGGTGTTGTCGCGCCACCAGCCGGCGTCGATGTTGACGTACTCGTAGCCGTACTTCTTGAGCTTGGCGGCCAGGGCGTCGGTCTGCTTGGTGACGTTGGCCTCGGTGAGGTAGCTGTAGTCGCCATCCGGGTTGAGGCCGGGGTACTTGGACGACTGCATGCTCCAACTCGACCAGCCCATGTAGGGCTTGGCGGCGATCGGCGCCGGGTCGGCGGTCGCGGCGTGGGCCGCGGGGGCGACGGTGACGGCTCCCGCGGCGAGGGCCAGGACCACCGCGGCTCTCATTGCGCGTGCGGGCAGGACGGAGTACGAGGATGACCGCATGGGTCGTACCTCCAGGGGGAGTCGGTTCAGCTGCTCGGGTGCGGGTCGTCGGGGGTGATGAAGGACTGGATCGCGGTGGCGGCGGCGCCGCGGGCCCACTCCTCGAAGGGCAGCGGGCGGGTCTTCACGTCGCATTCGGCGGCGGAGCCGAATGCGGCCGCGGTCAGGGTGTCGCGGATCTGCTCGGCGAAGAGGTCGTAGGCGGCCAGGCCCTCGCCGGAGATGATCACGCGTTCGGGGCCGAGGAGGTTGGCGACGGTGGCGATGCCGCGGCCGATGGCCTCGCCGGCCCGGGCGTACACCTCCCGTACGCCGGGGACGTCCCGGTGGGCGAGGGTCACGGCCTCGGTCGCGTCGCGGACCTCGATGCCCGTGACCTCGCGGACCTGGCGGACGATCGCCGCCTCCCCCGCGATCGCCTCAACGCAGCCGCGGTTGCCGCAGTGGCAGGGCGGGCCCGCCGGGTCGACGGTGACATGGCCGATCTCGCCCGCCACGCCATGGGCTCCGGCGACGACCCGGCCGTGGACGACGAGGCCGCAGCCGATCCCGGCGCCGACGGTCACCACGGCGAAATCGGACAGGCCCACGCCGGCGCCGAACCACTGCTCGGCGACGGTGAGGGCGCGTACATCGTTGTCGACGGTGACCGGCAACCCGACCGTCATGGCGGCGAGTTCGGCGAGGGGGACGTCGCGCCAGTTCAGGAAGGGCGAGTAGCGTACGACGCCTTCGGCGCGGTCGACGTCCCCGGAGACGGCGATTCCGAGGCCGTGGACACCGACGCCCAACTCGGCTGCCTGAGTGAGGAGTTCGCCCACCAGGTCCGCGATCCCCGCGAGGACCGGTTTGGGGGCGCGGTCGGTCAGCGGCACACGGCGGGCGCTGCGGGTGCGGCAGCACAGGTCGGTGAGGACACCGATGATCTCGTCGCCGGTCACCTTGACCCCGAGGAACAGCGCCCGCCCGCCGTCGACCCGGACGGGGTTGGCGGGCCGG
Above is a genomic segment from Streptomyces sp. SLBN-31 containing:
- a CDS encoding glycosyl hydrolase family 95 catalytic domain-containing protein codes for the protein MNNTPLPRRDVLALTTATGAALATLPAFTASAAPQRPATTETVHGADPRHELWWQAPADDNSMIEQGLPVGNGRLGALASNDPGHELLLLTDATMWTGGLNDTLDADGQFPYGRDDFGSLTLLARLTVDIPDHDLGAVSGYRRTLDLERGVVTTSYIRSGVTYRRQIFASRPDDVIVLHFTQSGGGRYTGTVTLSGTHGEDPAVSFGAALPNGLKYGAAVTAHGTAGRVTVDGGHISFAGCKDLTVVVSGGTNYAPDAAKKYRDPSLDPRKLAIAKVRHAAAHSADTLLRTHVADHRAASGAFGLSLGTSTPEQRSLDTWERIRARARDGEPDPELEAAYVHFGRYLMISGSRGSLPMGLQGLWLDGNDPAWMGDYHTDINIQMNYWMADRVGLTGCFEAFTDYCVAQLPSWTDLTRRLFNDPRNRYRNSSGKNAGWTVAISTNPYGGGGWWWHPAGNAWLCNTLWEHYEYTLSRSHLEKIYPLLKGACEFWEARLLTTTLPGTTREVLIADSDWSPEQGPLDAKGITYAQELVHALFGNYCVAAAALKRDSGYAQTVSGLRKRLYLPQVSPRTGWLEEWMSPDNLGETTHRHLSPLVGLFPGDRIRPDGSTPADIVDGATALLTARGMNSFGWANAWRSLCWARLKNADNAYELIVNNLRPSTGGGNGTAPNLFDIYELGPGDGIFQIDANFGTPAAVTEMLLYSRPGHLELLPALPDAWAASGSLTAAPARGGFVVDLRWTDGRPTEVRIRSVGGRSTTVAYRGASRTVIVEPGASMILKGKDFVR
- a CDS encoding carbohydrate-binding protein, whose amino-acid sequence is MRSSSYSVLPARAMRAAVVLALAAGAVTVAPAAHAATADPAPIAAKPYMGWSSWSMQSSKYPGLNPDGDYSYLTEANVTKQTDALAAKLKKYGYEYVNIDAGWWRDNTWKPEYDQYGRQKADPKRFPSGMKAVADRIHAKGLKAGIYLPAGLEKEAYGDGKTPIRNADGCTTADIVYGDLRTTNGWDSSYKLDFSRPCTQKYIDSQAQLIAGWGYDFLKLDGVGPGSGKSGDQYDNVADVAAWHRAIAATGRPIHLEISWSLDIGHADDWKKYSNGWRIDTDVECYCNTLVSWENSVDDRWDDAPGWTRHAGPGGWNDLDSLDVGNGAMDGLTKAERQSYATLWTIAKSPLYTGDDLTRLDSYGLSLLTNKEVIALNQGATPPARPITPSDPQQVWAAKNPDGSYTVALFNLADSPAAVSAPWASLGFTGKAAVRDLWNHENLGSFKDRITEALPAHGSRLFTVTPHGTALAYTGYEAEAAANTLAGNASVADCSACSGGKKVGNLYLGGKLTVNDVVVPKAGTYQVRIAYVSGDARSVAVSANGGGATNHRFPSTGDWGTTGTVSVPLTLKAGSNTITFDSGNGYAPDIDRIDVPKSS
- a CDS encoding ROK family transcriptional regulator, whose amino-acid sequence is MRPTPRVETFPANTPAASQIFTTVLSQGPLTRLEVARRTALSPAAVTKAVKPLIEAGYLVEGAADEMRPALGRPANPVRVDGGRALFLGVKVTGDEIIGVLTDLCCRTRSARRVPLTDRAPKPVLAGIADLVGELLTQAAELGVGVHGLGIAVSGDVDRAEGVVRYSPFLNWRDVPLAELAAMTVGLPVTVDNDVRALTVAEQWFGAGVGLSDFAVVTVGAGIGCGLVVHGRVVAGAHGVAGEIGHVTVDPAGPPCHCGNRGCVEAIAGEAAIVRQVREVTGIEVRDATEAVTLAHRDVPGVREVYARAGEAIGRGIATVANLLGPERVIISGEGLAAYDLFAEQIRDTLTAAAFGSAAECDVKTRPLPFEEWARGAAATAIQSFITPDDPHPSS